From Peptostreptococcaceae bacterium:
GCGCCAATGTCGATTCCGTTCTGGTATCTGTCATAAATATTCTGCACCGCCTGAAGCGCCAAATCATCCACTGCCAGTGACGATGAAGCAGTAATACCATAAGCCGTGACCATTCCCATGTTCGGAACCATGCCAAATAGCATTGCAAATACAATTAAAAAGCTTAAAAACCTTGATTTCATGAATTCTTTCCTCCGTTTTTTCTTAGTATAAATTGTCAATAAGTTCAGCGCACTGCGCCCTTGTAGCTTCCTTTTCTATATCAAAACCCTCATACTGCAAATCATGCAGCCAGGCATAATAAACATATCCGTCGTACCCTGTGTCTCCATTAAAAGCTTTTGCCTCCGCATCAAGCCCTCTTGCCCTAACGGCCACTGCCGCGAACTGAGCCCCGGTTATGCCGCTTTCGGGATCAAACAATTTATCTGAAACCCCATTGAATAACTTATTTTCAACGGCAATGTCCACATATGAAGAAGCCCAATGGCCTTTCATATCGTCAAACCCTGCATTAAGCGCTGTTTCGTTTTCCTTATCCATTGCAAACGCAAGCATCTTTACGAATTCTCCGCGTTTTACGGGGGCCTCCGGTCTGAAGGTTCTGTCAGGGTAGCCTGCTAAAACGCCATCCTCAACAAGTCTTTTGATTGCATCATAGGCCTGAGTATCCAATCCTATATCTGTCAGACTATTTCTAGCTTTGAATCCATCGAATACTGTAAGCCGTCTTTTCAGCTCCGATTCAGCCCAAACTCCGTGCCACGATGCCATGTAATTCCCTGAACTCATTGTTCTAAGATGCAGATACGACCCGTTTTCGAGCCTATAAGCTTCTAGCCTAGCTTTAATATTTTCTCCAATTTCGAGTCCCGTCTGTTTTCGCGCGATTATTTCCCACGCGATGCTCTCCGCCGTTTCCTTGTATTCATTATTAGATTCTATGAACTCAAAGGCTGCCTCGATTGACGCTTCAGCGCCTTTTAATTCCATAAGGTCAAGCGCCACAACTGCCATAGCTGTCAAGTCGACGTCAGACTCCCTCATTCCTATATACACCGGGAATCCTCCGTCTTCGTTTTGATTGTCAAGCAGCCACTCCTGCGCTTTTTCCTTGTCATACGAAGTATTCCCTGCGCTCTCAAGGGCTATGATTCCCCATATATGGGCGTTCAGAAGATCATCCCCCGTGCCGCCTATATAATCGGCAAACTTGCCGTCTGGCATCTGGCTTCCCTCAACCAGGGCCGCCTCTTTGGAAACATCCCTGCCCAAGGCCAGTAATCCCATCATATATGCCTCGTGGTCGGTAGTAATTTCCGAGCCCTCTACGCTTTCAAGAGCGGTCCCTTCCATATCCACACCCGCA
This genomic window contains:
- a CDS encoding S-layer homology domain-containing protein, whose amino-acid sequence is MRKNILIFSMIACMLFSGVAWGQDVSARALLNYEIDEWGILALHVAGVDMEGTALESVEGSEITTDHEAYMMGLLALGRDVSKEAALVEGSQMPDGKFADYIGGTGDDLLNAHIWGIIALESAGNTSYDKEKAQEWLLDNQNEDGGFPVYIGMRESDVDLTAMAVVALDLMELKGAEASIEAAFEFIESNNEYKETAESIAWEIIARKQTGLEIGENIKARLEAYRLENGSYLHLRTMSSGNYMASWHGVWAESELKRRLTVFDGFKARNSLTDIGLDTQAYDAIKRLVEDGVLAGYPDRTFRPEAPVKRGEFVKMLAFAMDKENETALNAGFDDMKGHWASSYVDIAVENKLFNGVSDKLFDPESGITGAQFAAVAVRARGLDAEAKAFNGDTGYDGYVYYAWLHDLQYEGFDIEKEATRAQCAELIDNLY